One part of the Algibacter sp. L1A34 genome encodes these proteins:
- a CDS encoding GIY-YIG nuclease family protein translates to MEITRPQTIQIFLPDGSPTSIREAELTNRLVKAILFPRNKMQEVAKREMVHFTGVYFLFGSTDDGAKPLVYIGEGEDCFTRIQSHNRKKDFWTHCVIITTKTDEYTKTDGKYLEHYCLAKAKEIGRYITDNDTGSKKPSISESREYDLLDNFDTAKILLATLGYPIFEEKRKAKSPKELFYCQGKEASAVGELTDDGFLVYKDGKANLETTKGMNKWIGVLRKRLIEEDILKNENNTYVFQQDYIFNSPSAAAATVLGRSANGWTSWKDKNGVTLDELKRK, encoded by the coding sequence ATGGAGATAACAAGACCACAAACCATACAAATTTTTTTACCAGACGGTTCACCAACTAGTATTCGTGAAGCAGAATTAACCAATAGATTGGTAAAAGCTATTTTGTTTCCTAGAAATAAAATGCAAGAAGTAGCCAAACGCGAGATGGTACATTTTACTGGTGTTTATTTTTTATTTGGTAGTACAGACGATGGTGCAAAACCATTAGTATATATAGGAGAAGGTGAAGATTGTTTTACACGTATACAGTCGCATAACCGTAAAAAAGATTTCTGGACACATTGCGTCATCATCACAACAAAAACAGACGAGTACACCAAAACAGATGGAAAGTATTTAGAGCATTATTGTTTAGCGAAAGCCAAAGAAATTGGTAGATATATTACAGATAATGATACAGGCTCAAAAAAGCCTTCTATAAGTGAAAGTAGAGAGTATGATTTGTTAGATAATTTTGATACCGCCAAAATACTATTAGCAACATTAGGCTATCCAATTTTTGAAGAAAAACGTAAAGCAAAAAGCCCAAAAGAATTATTTTATTGTCAAGGTAAAGAGGCTTCTGCGGTTGGTGAGTTAACGGATGATGGTTTCTTAGTTTACAAAGATGGTAAAGCTAATTTGGAAACAACCAAGGGTATGAATAAATGGATTGGAGTTTTACGTAAGCGCTTAATAGAAGAGGATATTCTTAAGAATGAGAATAATACTTATGTTTTTCAGCAAGATTATATATTTAATTCACCAAGTGCAGCAGCAGCTACTGTTTTAGGTCGTTCTGCTAATGGTTGGACGTCGTGGAAAGATAAAAACGGAGTAACATTAGATGAGTTAAAAAGAAAATAA
- a CDS encoding DUF6979 family protein, whose amino-acid sequence MVNYNQYGKVAITVAKENGNPKDSWKAEVKNTFPNSESSQKKSCPKSAFLGLCEKGLVKGITEGKYTRSIDNKAYAVKAIDILRSNTKINYTPKELWAKVKEELFIEKKAHNSQMDVVLALWNEGLILPVKSSLIV is encoded by the coding sequence ATGGTCAATTATAATCAATACGGAAAAGTAGCTATAACAGTCGCGAAAGAAAATGGAAACCCAAAGGATAGCTGGAAAGCTGAAGTAAAAAATACTTTTCCTAATTCCGAAAGTTCTCAGAAAAAAAGTTGTCCGAAAAGTGCTTTTTTGGGTTTGTGTGAAAAAGGTTTAGTCAAAGGAATAACTGAAGGTAAATATACTAGATCCATTGACAATAAAGCCTATGCTGTAAAAGCTATTGATATATTAAGGAGTAATACAAAAATCAATTACACTCCAAAGGAACTTTGGGCAAAAGTAAAAGAAGAATTATTTATTGAAAAAAAAGCTCACAACTCACAAATGGATGTTGTTTTGGCTTTATGGAATGAGGGATTGATATTACCCGTGAAATCATCTTTGATTGTTTAG
- a CDS encoding Fic family protein has translation MARNIWNWQQKKWPHFTYNEDALNALELKFSQNTGTVLGAFKHVNENEKEQLIIEILSNEALKTSEIEGEYLDRDSIQSSIKRNLGLKVDNKKITPAEFGISEMMVDLYKNFSTPLTHQQLFNWHKMLTNGRRDLTDIGTYRTHEDPMQVVSGRLDRPTVHFEAPPSHEMHKEMEQFILWFNNLSYKKENNVLPIAKAGITHLYFVCIHPFEDGNGRIARALTEKCVAQSVGQPALISLSKTIEANKKTYYGALENNNKDLDITDWLLYFGQTILDAQEDTLKLIDFLIEKAKFFDRFNTEMNKRQLKVVTRIFNAGHQGFNGGLSADNYTKIAKTSASTATRDLKAMVDKKMFIKTGELKGTRYWLNINLK, from the coding sequence ATGGCACGTAATATCTGGAACTGGCAGCAAAAAAAATGGCCTCATTTTACATACAATGAGGATGCTCTAAACGCTTTAGAACTGAAATTCTCCCAAAATACAGGAACTGTTCTAGGTGCTTTTAAACATGTTAATGAGAACGAAAAGGAACAGTTAATTATTGAAATACTATCCAACGAAGCTCTTAAAACATCCGAAATTGAAGGTGAATATTTAGATAGAGATAGTATCCAATCTTCTATTAAGAGAAACTTAGGTTTAAAAGTTGATAATAAAAAGATAACTCCTGCCGAGTTTGGTATTTCTGAAATGATGGTAGATCTATATAAAAACTTTAGTACGCCACTCACCCACCAACAATTATTCAATTGGCACAAAATGCTTACTAATGGCAGGCGTGATTTAACAGATATTGGTACATACCGCACACATGAAGATCCTATGCAAGTTGTTTCTGGACGTTTAGATAGACCAACCGTTCATTTTGAAGCACCGCCTTCTCATGAGATGCATAAAGAAATGGAACAGTTTATTTTATGGTTCAACAACTTGTCTTACAAAAAGGAAAATAATGTATTACCAATTGCTAAAGCTGGTATTACACATCTGTATTTTGTGTGTATCCACCCTTTTGAAGATGGTAACGGACGTATTGCACGTGCGCTCACGGAAAAATGTGTAGCTCAAAGTGTAGGACAACCTGCTCTTATATCCTTATCCAAAACCATTGAAGCCAACAAGAAAACATATTATGGCGCTCTTGAAAACAATAATAAAGATTTAGACATTACAGATTGGTTGCTCTATTTTGGACAAACTATATTAGATGCGCAAGAAGACACTCTAAAACTTATAGATTTTTTAATTGAAAAAGCAAAATTCTTTGACCGTTTTAATACCGAAATGAATAAACGTCAACTAAAAGTGGTCACACGTATTTTTAATGCAGGACATCAAGGTTTTAATGGTGGGTTAAGTGCAGATAACTATACCAAAATAGCTAAAACCTCAGCTTCTACTGCTACTCGTGATTTAAAAGCTATGGTAGACAAAAAGATGTTTATTAAAACAGGGGAATTGAAGGGCACTCGGTATTGGTTGAATATAAACCTTAAATAG
- a CDS encoding RNA polymerase sigma-70 factor, whose protein sequence is MRKIKCSDEHAFSILYDKLWERLYAFAFSLLKKKELSKDIVQDVFTDFWIRRLEIENNNIEAYLVKAIRFRVYKELRDTKLNKTNIDLLDSINTPHASGVLDDFQLNETKKQIDKVIERLPKKRQQVFTLSRYNELSNYEISKKLGISKRTVETHISLALKSIKRETNLY, encoded by the coding sequence ATGAGGAAGATCAAATGTTCTGATGAGCATGCTTTCTCTATACTTTATGATAAGTTATGGGAGCGTTTGTATGCATTTGCATTTTCATTATTAAAGAAAAAAGAATTATCTAAAGATATTGTACAAGACGTTTTTACAGATTTTTGGATTAGAAGATTAGAAATTGAAAACAATAATATTGAAGCTTATCTTGTTAAGGCTATACGTTTTAGAGTTTATAAGGAGTTAAGAGATACAAAACTTAATAAAACCAATATAGATTTATTGGATTCTATAAATACTCCACATGCTAGTGGTGTGTTGGATGATTTTCAATTAAATGAAACAAAAAAACAAATTGATAAAGTTATTGAGCGTTTACCTAAAAAACGTCAACAGGTTTTTACGTTAAGCAGATATAATGAGCTTTCAAATTATGAGATTTCAAAAAAGCTAGGTATTTCTAAGCGCACTGTTGAAACTCATATCTCTTTAGCGCTTAAAAGTATTAAAAGAGAAACAAATTTATATTAA
- a CDS encoding FecR family protein, with translation MTEKEFKILLDKFLNKEITQDELDLLKRFEDQAIQQSKEEVFRSDLEKNQIKKGVYKNIKKRTKPNNIFKVCIAASIVLLIGLGSMLFLNPQEDSELMVFNTSNKIQTVILADGSTVILNKNSSIEYKDTFNGTRYLELEGEAFFKICRNEEKPFVVKTKNVTTKVLGTSFNVADIDSIVNVVVATGLVEVSDANNSVLLKPNQGVQYSRKTQLFSIEHVHHELSMAWFEDAIYLEKISMKKLADFMKTSYGIDFYFISKDTENVQMSITIKRNESIENIIKKINYISELKLTLKANNMVEVK, from the coding sequence ATGACAGAGAAAGAATTTAAAATCCTACTGGATAAATTTTTAAATAAAGAAATAACTCAAGACGAATTAGATCTTTTAAAAAGATTTGAAGACCAAGCTATTCAGCAAAGTAAAGAAGAGGTTTTTAGAAGTGATTTAGAAAAAAATCAAATTAAAAAGGGCGTATATAAAAACATTAAAAAGCGTACAAAACCTAACAACATCTTTAAGGTTTGTATAGCTGCTTCTATTGTTTTGTTAATAGGTTTAGGGAGTATGCTGTTTTTGAACCCACAGGAAGATTCAGAACTTATGGTATTCAATACCTCAAATAAAATACAAACAGTCATTTTAGCAGATGGTAGTACCGTTATTTTAAATAAAAATAGTTCTATAGAATACAAGGATACTTTTAATGGTACCAGATATTTAGAATTAGAAGGGGAGGCTTTTTTTAAGATATGCCGTAATGAGGAAAAGCCTTTTGTGGTGAAAACAAAAAATGTAACCACCAAAGTACTTGGTACTAGTTTTAATGTAGCAGATATAGATTCTATTGTAAATGTTGTAGTTGCTACTGGATTAGTAGAAGTGTCCGATGCCAATAATTCGGTGTTGCTTAAACCGAATCAGGGTGTACAATACAGTCGAAAAACCCAGTTATTTTCAATAGAACATGTACATCACGAACTTTCAATGGCATGGTTTGAAGACGCTATTTATTTAGAAAAAATAAGTATGAAGAAATTGGCAGATTTTATGAAAACCAGCTATGGTATAGATTTTTATTTTATATCTAAAGATACCGAAAACGTTCAGATGTCAATTACTATAAAGAGAAATGAAAGTATAGAAAATATTATAAAAAAGATTAATTACATAAGTGAATTAAAATTAACCTTAAAAGCAAATAATATGGTAGAAGTGAAATAG
- a CDS encoding SusC/RagA family TonB-linked outer membrane protein: MKFKNYLTKLFILLIISLVPITSFGKNQKKITELKISIKLENAKLTAIFSKLKNEYDINFSYGQKIIDDPTTYSVNYQNILLTNLLNDLASKGHFKYQVDETTVLVKKTKKLNVQQTTIGTIKDRSGLPLIGATIIEKGTVNGTTSDFDGKFSITTSSSNAILIISFIGYQNQEISINDQNNFNITLQEKVADLSEVVVTALGMKREKKALGYSVGEINDEKLNLVPQENVLGGLSSKISGLDIRRGGNDLNNETYVYIRGKTSLTGNDQPLVVIDGSPVGDTNVMGDISAMDIENISVLKGASAAALYGSRAGNGVILITTKSGKNTKKGIGVNFNTTTTINTPYRYVELQNQFTNGQKGIFNEATWQHWYGAEEGTPAVQWNSNGEEVPLEFYDNSLKDYFKTGVTTINDVSVSGAYDKGDFRLSISHLKGEGFTPGTELQKIGANLSTSFKITDKVTVSTSINISNPNSDNYPINSIGGDDQYFDIYNIAPHININDLKDNYWEVNNAQQRKITEGYNNPWFFANERINKFDKVRGFGNIKLDWEINDDLNAMARVSNSSNSNRTEIIRPWSYDGFGSSKPFGSYNISDSNSRETNIDFLVSYKKQLGDFRIDPSVGGNILNTLSTSINAGGDNLVLPGLYTLSNVARGGLSYNSARFKKSIYSVYGMLSLSYKDYAYIDVTARNDWSSTLPKENRSYFYPSVSTSILVSQFVDMPKWVSLFKVRSSWAQVGKDTSPYLINPTLSQGYWGDDFTYSLPSSMPNTNLKPEIATSYEFGTDIKLFDGRLGFDATYYKTQNKNQILNVAVSPLTGYTSTTINAGNVENYGVELGMNITPIKTQDLVWNMDFNFTKQQSKLVALVDGIDRVDFGGGTDMGSFTRVGGIIGDLYAPYVKKVEEGEYEGWNLLDANGRWDVDRTKENQKKVGNSNNDFAVGFNTSVTYKNFTLSASLDWRQGGDFFSESMKRMARSGKIESWNNGISTSTFTGVLNANSFNGDRAALANEIKTNPIYRDNNVWVGGRNQELGGFDYNGNYNGAFFPGVIDNGDGTYTENFGAEGTQFFDAYRVVESSGSFWRTGETFMYDASFVKLRDITLSYKFSNKVAKYISAENISLSVYAKNIMLWTKADIGIDPETAYDGGSQGFEKWNLTPWTIPMGLKLNVSF; this comes from the coding sequence ATGAAATTTAAAAATTACTTAACTAAGTTATTTATACTCCTTATTATAAGTTTAGTTCCAATAACAAGTTTTGGAAAAAACCAAAAAAAAATAACGGAGTTAAAAATAAGCATAAAATTAGAAAATGCTAAACTAACAGCCATTTTTTCAAAACTTAAAAATGAATACGATATTAATTTTTCTTATGGGCAAAAGATTATTGATGACCCTACTACGTACTCTGTTAATTACCAAAACATACTACTTACTAATTTATTAAACGATTTAGCGTCTAAAGGTCATTTTAAATACCAGGTTGATGAGACTACTGTTTTAGTGAAAAAAACTAAGAAGCTCAATGTTCAACAAACAACTATTGGAACAATTAAAGATAGAAGTGGTCTTCCTCTTATTGGAGCTACTATTATTGAAAAAGGTACTGTAAACGGAACTACCTCAGATTTTGATGGTAAATTTTCTATCACGACTTCAAGTTCTAATGCGATATTAATTATTTCTTTTATAGGCTATCAAAATCAAGAGATTTCAATTAATGATCAAAATAATTTTAATATTACGTTACAAGAAAAAGTAGCAGATTTAAGTGAAGTAGTGGTTACTGCTTTAGGAATGAAACGCGAAAAGAAAGCCTTAGGGTATTCTGTAGGTGAAATAAATGATGAAAAATTAAACCTTGTTCCTCAAGAGAATGTTTTAGGAGGGTTATCTAGTAAAATTTCTGGTTTAGATATTCGTCGTGGTGGAAACGATTTAAACAACGAAACTTATGTTTACATTAGAGGTAAAACCTCTTTAACAGGAAATGATCAACCCCTTGTTGTTATTGATGGTTCACCAGTAGGAGACACTAATGTTATGGGAGATATTAGTGCTATGGATATTGAAAATATATCTGTTTTAAAAGGAGCAAGTGCTGCAGCTCTTTATGGTTCTAGAGCGGGTAACGGTGTTATTTTAATAACTACAAAATCTGGAAAGAACACTAAAAAAGGCATTGGAGTCAATTTTAATACTACTACAACTATTAACACGCCTTATAGATATGTAGAGTTACAAAATCAATTTACTAATGGACAGAAAGGAATTTTTAACGAAGCGACTTGGCAACATTGGTACGGAGCAGAAGAAGGAACTCCTGCTGTACAGTGGAATAGTAATGGAGAAGAGGTTCCTTTGGAGTTTTATGACAATAGTTTAAAGGATTATTTTAAAACGGGAGTTACTACCATTAACGATGTAAGTGTTTCTGGAGCTTATGACAAAGGGGACTTTCGTTTGTCAATCTCTCATTTAAAAGGAGAGGGGTTTACTCCTGGTACAGAATTACAAAAAATTGGAGCTAATCTATCGACTAGTTTTAAAATTACTGATAAAGTAACTGTTTCTACCAGTATTAATATTTCTAACCCAAATTCAGACAACTATCCTATTAATTCAATTGGTGGAGATGATCAATATTTTGATATTTATAATATTGCTCCACATATTAATATTAACGATTTGAAAGACAATTACTGGGAAGTTAATAATGCACAACAACGTAAAATTACGGAAGGCTATAATAATCCATGGTTTTTTGCAAATGAAAGAATTAACAAATTTGATAAAGTTAGAGGATTTGGGAATATCAAATTAGATTGGGAAATTAACGATGATTTAAATGCTATGGCAAGAGTTTCTAATAGCAGTAATAGTAATAGAACAGAAATTATTAGACCTTGGTCTTATGATGGTTTTGGAAGTAGTAAACCATTTGGTTCTTATAATATTAGTGATAGCAATTCTAGAGAAACTAATATTGACTTCCTTGTTTCTTACAAAAAACAATTGGGAGATTTTAGAATAGACCCATCTGTAGGAGGAAATATTTTAAATACGCTTAGTACTTCTATTAATGCAGGAGGAGATAATTTGGTTTTACCTGGGTTATATACTTTGTCTAACGTGGCAAGAGGTGGTTTGTCTTACAATAGTGCGCGTTTCAAAAAATCAATCTATAGTGTTTATGGGATGCTTTCTCTTAGTTATAAGGACTACGCTTATATTGATGTCACTGCTCGTAACGATTGGTCTAGTACATTGCCAAAAGAAAATAGATCTTATTTTTACCCATCAGTTTCTACAAGTATATTGGTATCTCAATTTGTCGATATGCCAAAATGGGTATCTCTTTTTAAAGTTAGATCAAGTTGGGCACAAGTAGGTAAGGATACTTCACCTTACTTAATAAACCCTACATTATCTCAAGGATATTGGGGAGATGATTTTACCTATTCCTTGCCTAGTAGCATGCCAAATACAAACTTAAAGCCAGAAATAGCAACATCTTATGAGTTTGGTACAGATATTAAATTATTTGATGGACGTTTAGGTTTTGATGCTACTTACTACAAAACACAAAATAAAAATCAAATTTTAAATGTTGCTGTATCTCCCTTAACAGGTTATACTAGTACAACAATTAATGCTGGTAATGTTGAAAACTATGGTGTTGAGTTGGGGATGAACATCACCCCAATTAAAACTCAAGATTTGGTGTGGAATATGGACTTTAATTTTACCAAACAGCAAAGTAAATTAGTGGCTTTGGTAGATGGTATTGATAGAGTCGATTTTGGAGGTGGAACCGATATGGGATCCTTTACAAGAGTGGGTGGAATTATTGGAGATTTATATGCGCCTTATGTGAAAAAAGTAGAAGAAGGCGAATACGAAGGTTGGAATTTATTGGATGCCAATGGTAGATGGGATGTAGATAGAACTAAAGAGAACCAGAAAAAAGTTGGAAACTCTAATAACGATTTTGCCGTAGGATTTAATACATCTGTTACTTATAAAAACTTTACTTTATCTGCTAGCCTAGATTGGAGACAAGGTGGTGATTTCTTTTCAGAATCTATGAAAAGAATGGCGCGTTCTGGTAAAATAGAAAGCTGGAATAATGGTATTAGTACAAGTACTTTTACTGGTGTTTTAAACGCTAATTCTTTTAATGGAGATAGAGCAGCACTTGCTAATGAAATTAAAACAAATCCTATTTATCGAGATAACAATGTATGGGTTGGAGGTAGAAACCAAGAATTAGGTGGTTTTGATTACAATGGAAACTACAATGGAGCCTTCTTTCCAGGAGTTATAGATAATGGAGATGGTACCTATACCGAAAATTTTGGGGCAGAAGGAACTCAGTTTTTTGATGCTTACAGAGTTGTTGAATCTAGTGGTAGTTTCTGGAGAACAGGAGAAACATTTATGTACGATGCTTCTTTTGTGAAATTAAGAGACATTACGCTTTCTTATAAGTTCTCAAATAAGGTAGCAAAATATATTTCAGCTGAAAACATTTCACTTTCGGTATATGCTAAAAACATCATGTTATGGACAAAAGCCGATATTGGTATAGATCCAGAAACAGCATATGATGGAGGAAGTCAAGGTTTTGAAAAATGGAATCTTACACCATGGACCATACCAATGGGGTTAAAATTAAACGTTAGTTTTTAA
- a CDS encoding SusD/RagB family nutrient-binding outer membrane lipoprotein, whose product MKNNIISIALLIFILLVSSCSESLDDINISPNTLPDTEVDIKFVLAGVISETAKIATNLAYKSGDLSAANQYLQRDFTSYEENNYQWGANSFSNYYEPLKDSDYIYKRAETEKTDEVKNYYQAVALIMKSYQFGFLTSAFGDIPYSSALQAEKGGDEFFKPTYDSQKDVFIGVLNDLEEANIFLKNTDICTEAISSDILYAGDGQKWRKLANSLRLRFYMRLSEKNDADLNVSSEIASIVNNPSEFPIMQDNSDNAFVSYVGTDSDNSWPGGALNYSNRSEFYRRKPSSTIVNNLIDLKDPRLTKWVKPVDVQLAQGPTNQVVLENNRVKRYIDVDINAINTDANLENDINTNLFVGLPIALSAPNDFNLGGTLSDVITDIGNLDENIYLNAAANPHTSYLTDMYSENTHELVNSMLMTAAEVKFLLAEASFRGYISSDAYEYYKEGIELSFNQYQITDGESEAVYDEANNTLVAFNQANYIANVKLIYDNASDKLEPIIHQKWIALWLTTESWFDFRRTGYPNLNSNIISGTKGKQTPVRFIYTDAYNEENMLKAIDNLQPSENDQWSTMWLLQ is encoded by the coding sequence ATGAAAAATAATATAATATCAATAGCACTATTAATATTTATCCTTTTGGTCTCATCATGTAGTGAGTCTTTAGACGATATTAACATAAGTCCAAATACGCTTCCAGATACAGAAGTAGATATTAAATTTGTATTAGCTGGAGTTATTTCTGAAACAGCAAAAATAGCAACAAATTTAGCTTATAAGTCTGGAGATTTGTCTGCTGCTAATCAATATTTACAAAGAGATTTTACGAGCTACGAAGAAAATAATTACCAATGGGGAGCTAATAGTTTTTCTAATTATTATGAGCCTTTAAAAGATAGTGATTACATTTATAAAAGAGCAGAAACAGAAAAAACAGATGAGGTAAAAAATTATTATCAAGCAGTAGCATTGATCATGAAGTCTTACCAATTTGGGTTTCTTACTTCTGCTTTTGGAGATATTCCTTACAGTAGTGCGTTACAAGCAGAAAAAGGAGGAGATGAGTTTTTTAAACCTACTTACGATTCACAAAAAGATGTGTTTATTGGTGTTCTTAATGATTTAGAAGAAGCTAACATCTTTTTAAAAAATACAGATATTTGTACAGAAGCTATAAGTAGTGATATTTTATATGCTGGTGATGGTCAAAAATGGAGGAAATTAGCCAATTCATTACGTCTTAGGTTTTACATGCGTTTGTCTGAAAAAAATGATGCAGATTTAAACGTCTCTTCGGAAATTGCGTCTATTGTAAATAACCCTAGTGAGTTTCCTATTATGCAAGATAATAGTGATAATGCTTTCGTTTCTTATGTAGGGACGGATAGCGATAATAGTTGGCCAGGAGGAGCTTTAAATTATAGCAACCGATCTGAGTTTTATAGAAGAAAGCCATCATCTACCATTGTAAATAATTTGATAGATTTAAAAGATCCTCGTTTAACGAAGTGGGTAAAACCTGTAGATGTTCAATTAGCACAAGGACCAACAAACCAAGTAGTATTAGAAAACAACAGAGTAAAACGTTATATAGATGTAGATATTAATGCTATTAATACTGATGCTAATTTAGAGAATGACATCAATACAAATTTATTTGTGGGGTTACCTATTGCTTTAAGTGCTCCAAACGATTTTAATTTAGGTGGTACATTGAGTGATGTGATTACTGATATTGGGAATTTAGATGAAAACATATATTTAAATGCTGCGGCAAATCCGCATACATCTTATTTAACAGATATGTATTCAGAAAACACCCATGAATTGGTAAATTCTATGTTAATGACTGCCGCAGAAGTAAAATTTCTATTAGCAGAAGCAAGTTTTCGTGGCTATATTAGTAGCGATGCATATGAGTATTACAAAGAAGGAATAGAATTATCTTTTAATCAATACCAAATTACTGACGGAGAATCCGAAGCGGTTTATGATGAAGCAAACAATACATTAGTTGCTTTTAATCAAGCGAATTACATTGCAAACGTAAAACTTATTTATGACAATGCTAGTGATAAACTGGAGCCAATCATTCATCAAAAATGGATTGCTTTGTGGTTAACAACAGAATCATGGTTTGACTTTAGAAGAACAGGTTATCCTAATTTAAACAGTAATATTATTTCTGGAACAAAAGGGAAACAAACGCCTGTAAGGTTTATTTACACAGATGCTTATAATGAAGAAAACATGTTAAAAGCTATAGACAATTTACAACCGTCGGAAAACGATCAGTGGTCCACTATGTGGCTGTTGCAATAA
- a CDS encoding purple acid phosphatase family protein → MKKIIIVLLSLVILAACKTAVKEGHHHDDEYPHSHSHYSEMFGIDAHKLIFPSKVPDRIIVSLTEDANHSFAVNWRTNQEVESAYVEIAEETHGPDFLLDNNKQQFTAKTELITLENTRDQEPLVNAAFHSAIVKNLKEGTNYVYRVGDGNKNDDTWSEWFQIKTPPSNQNEPFSFIYFGDAQNDVKSMWSRVIRKSYKMMPEVDFMLHAGDLINHSESDKEWGEWFYAGSFIHATVPSIMTPGNHEYDKSVDRKNLSALWRPQFTLPENGPLDELKETCYALDYQNMKVVSIDAQSFYNSEYSAKAQTKWLDSVLASNTKKWVTITMHYPIYSTKKGRDNKELRENLKPLIDKYNVDLVLQGHDHTYARGYASNEGLGKTIVKDAGTVYAVSVSGPKMYESQDQEWMVKRGEFTQLFQIITVENDTIKYNSYTTKGKVYDSFDLVKNDKGEKTLTNNKPEVNLRLKKDFVKE, encoded by the coding sequence ATGAAAAAAATAATAATTGTGCTTTTAAGTCTTGTCATTTTAGCAGCATGTAAAACAGCCGTAAAAGAAGGTCACCATCATGATGATGAATACCCTCATTCACATTCACATTATTCAGAAATGTTTGGTATAGATGCACATAAACTTATATTTCCATCTAAAGTTCCCGATAGAATTATTGTGAGTTTAACAGAGGATGCTAATCATAGTTTTGCTGTTAATTGGAGAACAAATCAAGAAGTTGAATCGGCTTATGTTGAAATAGCAGAAGAAACACATGGTCCAGATTTTTTATTGGATAACAACAAACAACAGTTTACTGCAAAAACAGAACTAATAACATTAGAAAACACAAGAGATCAAGAACCTTTAGTGAATGCAGCGTTTCATTCAGCAATTGTAAAAAACTTAAAAGAGGGAACTAACTATGTTTATAGAGTTGGAGATGGGAATAAAAACGATGATACTTGGAGTGAATGGTTTCAAATAAAAACACCTCCATCTAACCAAAACGAGCCTTTTAGCTTTATCTATTTTGGAGATGCACAAAACGATGTGAAATCTATGTGGTCTAGAGTGATTCGTAAATCGTACAAAATGATGCCAGAGGTAGATTTTATGTTACATGCTGGAGATTTAATCAATCATAGCGAATCTGACAAAGAATGGGGAGAATGGTTTTATGCAGGAAGTTTTATACACGCAACCGTACCCAGTATTATGACTCCAGGAAATCATGAATATGATAAAAGTGTAGATCGTAAAAATTTATCAGCCTTATGGAGGCCACAATTTACATTGCCAGAGAATGGGCCTTTAGATGAGTTAAAAGAAACTTGCTACGCTTTAGATTATCAAAATATGAAAGTTGTTTCTATTGATGCTCAAAGTTTTTATAACAGTGAATATTCTGCAAAAGCACAAACAAAATGGTTAGATTCTGTTTTAGCTAGTAATACAAAGAAATGGGTAACCATTACCATGCACTATCCTATTTACTCAACCAAAAAAGGTAGAGATAATAAAGAATTACGTGAAAATTTGAAACCTTTAATAGATAAATATAATGTTGATTTAGTTTTGCAAGGTCACGATCATACATATGCTAGAGGATACGCTTCTAATGAAGGCTTGGGGAAAACTATTGTAAAAGATGCTGGTACTGTTTACGCAGTATCTGTTAGTGGTCCAAAAATGTACGAATCTCAAGATCAAGAATGGATGGTTAAAAGAGGTGAGTTCACACAGCTTTTTCAAATTATAACAGTTGAAAATGATACGATTAAATACAATTCGTATACCACAAAAGGAAAGGTTTATGATAGTTTTGATTTGGTGAAAAATGACAAAGGAGAAAAAACGCTTACAAATAATAAACCCGAAGTAAATTTAAGACTTAAAAAAGATTTTGTAAAAGAATAA